The following are from one region of the Quercus robur chromosome 1, dhQueRobu3.1, whole genome shotgun sequence genome:
- the LOC126715745 gene encoding uncharacterized protein LOC126715745 isoform X1, with product MLALLFCLAWIQIYFIGKILVRLVGIDNLRMGDHFVLLVDRLITESTLEAAIESRNKSLQATSSVVIIDEKKIGHSSKKVDFASPGKLVECRICQDEDEDSTMETPCSCCGSLKYAHRKCVQRWCNEKGDTMCEICHQQFKPGYTAPPPLFRFGRVPMNFRGNWEIYRRDSNSPRVIAMVSANRSFLEPDYDEYSASTTRSLMCFRSVALIFMVLLILRHTLPLIISGGNGYSFPLSMLLFLRTAGIILPIYIMVRAVTFLQRRRYQQEPSISPIASSDDETEDSTLQPQPHIIRVQV from the exons aTGTTggctcttcttttttgtttg gcTTGGATACAGATATATTTCATTGGAAAGATTTTAGTTCGTTTGGTGGGTATTGATAATTTGAGGATGGGGGATCACTTTGTGTTACTGGTGGATCGATTGATCACTGAATCCACATTAGAAGCTGCAATTGAGAGCAGAAACAAGTCTCTGCAAGCCACTTCCTCAGTGGTAATCATTGACGAGAAGAAAATTGGTCACTCTTCCAAGAAGGTGGATTTTGCATCTCCTGGGAAATTGGTGGAATGCAGGATATGCCAGGATGAGGATGAAGATTCAACTATGGAGACACCCTGCTCTTGCTGTGGTAGCTTGAAG TATGCCCACCGTAAATGTGTACAAAGGTGGTGTAATGAGAAAGGTGACACTATGTGCGAGATATGCCACCAG CAATTTAAGCCTGGTTATACTGCTCCTCCCCCACTGTTTCGATTTGGGCGTGTTCCAATGAACTTTAG GGGAAATTGGGAGATATATCGAAGGGACTCAAATAGTCCCCGTGTTATAGCAATGGTTTCAGCTAACCGCAGTTTCCTAGAGCCTGACTATGATGAATACTCGGCTTCTACTACAAGAAGTTTGATGTGTTTCCGTTCAGTTGCTCTCATT TTCATGGTTCTTCTGATTTTACGGCATACTCTTCCTCTCATAATTAGTGGAGGCAATGGTTATTCTTTCCCGCTATCTATG TTGTTATTTCTACGAACAGCTGGAATTATCCTGCCAATTTACATTATGGTGAGAGCAGTAACTTTTCTCCAGCGCCGCAGATACCAACAG GAGCCTTCCATTTCACCAATCGCTTCATCCGATGATGAAACTGAGGATTCAACCTTGCAGCCCCAGCCTCATATCATTCGTGTTCAGGTGTAG
- the LOC126715745 gene encoding uncharacterized protein LOC126715745 isoform X2: protein MGDHFVLLVDRLITESTLEAAIESRNKSLQATSSVVIIDEKKIGHSSKKVDFASPGKLVECRICQDEDEDSTMETPCSCCGSLKYAHRKCVQRWCNEKGDTMCEICHQQFKPGYTAPPPLFRFGRVPMNFRGNWEIYRRDSNSPRVIAMVSANRSFLEPDYDEYSASTTRSLMCFRSVALIFMVLLILRHTLPLIISGGNGYSFPLSMLLFLRTAGIILPIYIMVRAVTFLQRRRYQQEPSISPIASSDDETEDSTLQPQPHIIRVQV, encoded by the exons ATGGGGGATCACTTTGTGTTACTGGTGGATCGATTGATCACTGAATCCACATTAGAAGCTGCAATTGAGAGCAGAAACAAGTCTCTGCAAGCCACTTCCTCAGTGGTAATCATTGACGAGAAGAAAATTGGTCACTCTTCCAAGAAGGTGGATTTTGCATCTCCTGGGAAATTGGTGGAATGCAGGATATGCCAGGATGAGGATGAAGATTCAACTATGGAGACACCCTGCTCTTGCTGTGGTAGCTTGAAG TATGCCCACCGTAAATGTGTACAAAGGTGGTGTAATGAGAAAGGTGACACTATGTGCGAGATATGCCACCAG CAATTTAAGCCTGGTTATACTGCTCCTCCCCCACTGTTTCGATTTGGGCGTGTTCCAATGAACTTTAG GGGAAATTGGGAGATATATCGAAGGGACTCAAATAGTCCCCGTGTTATAGCAATGGTTTCAGCTAACCGCAGTTTCCTAGAGCCTGACTATGATGAATACTCGGCTTCTACTACAAGAAGTTTGATGTGTTTCCGTTCAGTTGCTCTCATT TTCATGGTTCTTCTGATTTTACGGCATACTCTTCCTCTCATAATTAGTGGAGGCAATGGTTATTCTTTCCCGCTATCTATG TTGTTATTTCTACGAACAGCTGGAATTATCCTGCCAATTTACATTATGGTGAGAGCAGTAACTTTTCTCCAGCGCCGCAGATACCAACAG GAGCCTTCCATTTCACCAATCGCTTCATCCGATGATGAAACTGAGGATTCAACCTTGCAGCCCCAGCCTCATATCATTCGTGTTCAGGTGTAG
- the LOC126715733 gene encoding sulfhydryl oxidase 2 isoform X2 has protein sequence MSQLLVLNLVLCLLLFLIPKTTSSSSPSRSLLRSIEDNNKNDNVVADLHPHDYAVDINVTNFDAVLRDTPATFAVVEFFAHWCPACRNYKPHYERVARLFNGPDAVHPGIILMTRVDCALKINSKLCDKFSVDHYPMLFWAPPSKFVSGGWKPKQEKNEIRVIDDARTADRLLNWINKQMGSSFGLDDEKFENEHLSSNVSDPGQIARAVYDVEEATSTTFDIILEHKMIKSETRGSLIKFLQLLVAHHPSKRCRMGSAEVLVNFDELCPLDMDSTSKKENNDGKGALGNIQICGKEVPRGYWMFCRGSKNDTRGFSCGLWVLLHSLSVRIEDGESQFAFQAICEFVHNFFICEECRQHFYEMCSSVSSPFNKTRDFALWLWSAHNKVNERLIKEEATLQTGDPKFPKMIWPPKQLCSSCRQSQSQSGIQWDQDEVFKFLTDYYGKKLVSIYKDKNNHESDKSGAALDDLVVSTNAFVVPLGAALAIAVASCAFGALACYWRSQQKSRKPRKSWN, from the exons ATGTCTCAGCTGCTGGTTTTGAATCTGGTTCTGTGTCTCCTGCTCTTCTTGATCCCAAAAACGACATCGTCGTCTTCGCCGTCTCGGTCGCTCCTTCGTTCGATCGAAGACAACAATAAAAATGACAACGTCGTCGCTGATCTCCACCCTCACGATTACGCTGTCGATATAAACGTCACGAATTTCGATGCTGTTCTCAGAGACACGCCTGCCACCTTTGCTGTCGTCGAATTCTTCGCTCACTG GTGTCCTGCTTGCAGAAATTATAAG CCCCATTACGAAAGAGTTGCAAGGCTTTTTAATGGACCTGATGCAGTGCATCCGGGGATCATATTGATGACTAGAGTGGACTGTGCATTGAAG ATAAACAGTAAACTTTGTGATAAGTTTTCTGTGGATCATTATCCTATGCTCTTTTGGGCCCCTCCTTCTAAATttgtatctggtggttggaaacctaaacaagagaaaaatgaaatacgTGTTATTGATGATGCACGGACAGCTGATCGATTGCTTAATTGGATCAACAAGCAAATGGGCAG CTCTTTTGGCTTGgatgatgagaaatttgaaaatgaGCATCTTTCATCAAATGTGTCAGACCCTGGACAG ATTGCACGAGCTGTGTATGATGTTGAGGAGGCAACATCAACGACCTTTGACATCATCTTAGAACACAAG ATGATCAAATCAGAAACCCGGGGTTCACTAATTAAGTTTCTACAACTTTTGGTGGCTCATCATCCTTCTAAAAG GTGCCGTATGGGAAGTGCAGAGGTCCTTGTAAACTTTGATGAATTGTGCCCGTTAGACATGGACTCAACTAGTAAGAAGGAAAATAATGATGGAAAGGGTGCACTGGGGAATATTCAGATTTGTGGAAAAGAAGTTCCTCGTGGATATTGG ATGTTCTGCCGTGGCAGCAAGAATGATACTAGGGGTTTTAG TTGTGGATTATGGGTTTTGCTGCATTCACTCTCTGTGAGAATTGAGGATGGAGAGAGCCAGTTTGCATTTCAAGCTATTTGTGAATTTGTACACAACTTCTTTATTTGTGAGGAATGTCGCCAACATTTTTATGAGATGTGTTCAAG TGTCTCTAGTCCCTTCAACAAAACCCGTGACTTTGCCCTTTGGTTGTGGAGTGCACACAATAAGGTCAATGAGAGATTAATCAAAGAAGAAGCCACTCTACAAACTGGGGATCCTAAATTTCCAAAGATGATTTGGCCTCCAAAGCAGCTTTGCTCTTCCTGCCGTCAATCCCAAAGCCAGAGTGGAATTCAGTGGGACCAGGATGAGGTGTTCAAATTTTTGACTGATTACTATGGGAAAAAGCTAGTGTCTATATACAAGGACAAGAATAATCATGAAAGTGATAAGTCTGGTGCGGCTCTTGATGATTTGGTGGTCTCAACAAATGCTTTTGTGGTGCCTTTGGGAGCTGCATTGGCAATTGCTGTTGCTAGCTGTGCATTCGGAGCACTTGCTTGCTACTGGCGTTCACAGCAGAAAAGTCGGAA GCCAAGAAAAAGCTGGAACTAA
- the LOC126715733 gene encoding sulfhydryl oxidase 2 isoform X1 yields MSQLLVLNLVLCLLLFLIPKTTSSSSPSRSLLRSIEDNNKNDNVVADLHPHDYAVDINVTNFDAVLRDTPATFAVVEFFAHWCPACRNYKPHYERVARLFNGPDAVHPGIILMTRVDCALKINSKLCDKFSVDHYPMLFWAPPSKFVSGGWKPKQEKNEIRVIDDARTADRLLNWINKQMGSSFGLDDEKFENEHLSSNVSDPGQIARAVYDVEEATSTTFDIILEHKMIKSETRGSLIKFLQLLVAHHPSKRCRMGSAEVLVNFDELCPLDMDSTSKKENNDGKGALGNIQICGKEVPRGYWMFCRGSKNDTRGFSCGLWVLLHSLSVRIEDGESQFAFQAICEFVHNFFICEECRQHFYEMCSSVSSPFNKTRDFALWLWSAHNKVNERLIKEEATLQTGDPKFPKMIWPPKQLCSSCRQSQSQSGIQWDQDEVFKFLTDYYGKKLVSIYKDKNNHESDKSGAALDDLVVSTNAFVVPLGAALAIAVASCAFGALACYWRSQQKSRKYFHQLHSYKEI; encoded by the exons ATGTCTCAGCTGCTGGTTTTGAATCTGGTTCTGTGTCTCCTGCTCTTCTTGATCCCAAAAACGACATCGTCGTCTTCGCCGTCTCGGTCGCTCCTTCGTTCGATCGAAGACAACAATAAAAATGACAACGTCGTCGCTGATCTCCACCCTCACGATTACGCTGTCGATATAAACGTCACGAATTTCGATGCTGTTCTCAGAGACACGCCTGCCACCTTTGCTGTCGTCGAATTCTTCGCTCACTG GTGTCCTGCTTGCAGAAATTATAAG CCCCATTACGAAAGAGTTGCAAGGCTTTTTAATGGACCTGATGCAGTGCATCCGGGGATCATATTGATGACTAGAGTGGACTGTGCATTGAAG ATAAACAGTAAACTTTGTGATAAGTTTTCTGTGGATCATTATCCTATGCTCTTTTGGGCCCCTCCTTCTAAATttgtatctggtggttggaaacctaaacaagagaaaaatgaaatacgTGTTATTGATGATGCACGGACAGCTGATCGATTGCTTAATTGGATCAACAAGCAAATGGGCAG CTCTTTTGGCTTGgatgatgagaaatttgaaaatgaGCATCTTTCATCAAATGTGTCAGACCCTGGACAG ATTGCACGAGCTGTGTATGATGTTGAGGAGGCAACATCAACGACCTTTGACATCATCTTAGAACACAAG ATGATCAAATCAGAAACCCGGGGTTCACTAATTAAGTTTCTACAACTTTTGGTGGCTCATCATCCTTCTAAAAG GTGCCGTATGGGAAGTGCAGAGGTCCTTGTAAACTTTGATGAATTGTGCCCGTTAGACATGGACTCAACTAGTAAGAAGGAAAATAATGATGGAAAGGGTGCACTGGGGAATATTCAGATTTGTGGAAAAGAAGTTCCTCGTGGATATTGG ATGTTCTGCCGTGGCAGCAAGAATGATACTAGGGGTTTTAG TTGTGGATTATGGGTTTTGCTGCATTCACTCTCTGTGAGAATTGAGGATGGAGAGAGCCAGTTTGCATTTCAAGCTATTTGTGAATTTGTACACAACTTCTTTATTTGTGAGGAATGTCGCCAACATTTTTATGAGATGTGTTCAAG TGTCTCTAGTCCCTTCAACAAAACCCGTGACTTTGCCCTTTGGTTGTGGAGTGCACACAATAAGGTCAATGAGAGATTAATCAAAGAAGAAGCCACTCTACAAACTGGGGATCCTAAATTTCCAAAGATGATTTGGCCTCCAAAGCAGCTTTGCTCTTCCTGCCGTCAATCCCAAAGCCAGAGTGGAATTCAGTGGGACCAGGATGAGGTGTTCAAATTTTTGACTGATTACTATGGGAAAAAGCTAGTGTCTATATACAAGGACAAGAATAATCATGAAAGTGATAAGTCTGGTGCGGCTCTTGATGATTTGGTGGTCTCAACAAATGCTTTTGTGGTGCCTTTGGGAGCTGCATTGGCAATTGCTGTTGCTAGCTGTGCATTCGGAGCACTTGCTTGCTACTGGCGTTCACAGCAGAAAAGTCGGAAGTATTTTCACCAACTACACTCTTATAAAGAAATATGA
- the LOC126692595 gene encoding uncharacterized protein LOC126692595: MVKHKRHKHPLNLTKSLKTDQSEDRLCQFCVKRLDTNYGIYYCSSCNYVVHLDCAMDKVGKELTFKWESKDEELVESTTRVGKDKIEIPIEIKHFSHEHDLKLTEELENYEICDGCIRSISSPFYKCAQCSFFLHKSCVELPPEQQNPLHNHKLTLKSRRPMLARCDICELFTNGFTYECKLCWFSLDVSCSMKPEKLTHVGHEHSLFLSSTTLDEKCSACIYETKIFRCTKCEFTLDFGCATLPPTVKHKQHEHSFTLQYIVEDDSGEYYCVICEEERDSKFWFYYCDECSFPAHPKCIFGEFLNSEYRDCRNIKFGSTYTSNIPSLFLVRLWNMLHVTSVVNFAMKWPMNVPLVIPSFRCWVCRIVKPL, from the coding sequence ATGGTCAAACATAAGCGCCACAAGCACCCTCTCAACCTCACCAAATCTCTCAAGACTGATCAATCTGAGGATCGACTTTGTCAATTTTGTGTAAAAAGGTTGGACACAAACTATGGGATTTATTATTGCTCAAGTTGCAATTATGTTGTCCATCTTGATTGTGCCATGGACAAGGTTGGTAAGGAGCTAACATTTAAGTGGGAATCAAAAGATGAGGAGCTTGTTGAGTCAACAACCAGGGTGGGGAAGGACAAAATTGAAATACCCATAGAAATCAAACATTTCAGTCATGAGCATGACTTGAAACTTACCGAAGAGCTTGAGAATTATGAAATATGTGACGGGTGTATACGGTCCATCTCCTCTCCATTTTACAAATGTGCTCagtgttctttctttctacacAAATCCTGTGTAGAATTACCCCCTGAACAGCAAAACCCACTTCACAACCACAAGCTCACCTTGAAATCAAGGAGACCTATGCTTGCTCGTTGTGATATTTGTGAACTTTTTACTAATGGCTTTACATATGAGTGTAAGCTATGCTGGTTTTCACTTGATGTTTCATGTAGTATGAAACCAGAAAAGCTTACTCATGTCGGCCACGAGCATTCCCTCTTTCTCTCCAGTACAACATTGGATGAGAAGTGTAGTGCTTGTATTTATGAAACGAAAATCTTTCGTTGCACTAAATGTGAATTTACTCTAGATTTTGGATGTGCTACACTACCCCCCACTGTAAAGCACAAACAACACGAGCATTCTTTTACCTTACAATATATTGTTGAAGATGATTCAGGTGAATATTATTGTGTTATTTGTGAGGAAGAACGagattcaaaattttggttCTATTACTGTGATGAATGTAGTTTTCCTGCTCACCCCAAATGTATATTTGGAGAGTTCTTAAATAGTGAGTATCGAGACTGCCGAAACATCAAGTTTGGAAGCACTTACACATCCAACATCCCCTCACTCTTTCTCGTAAGACTATGGAACATGCTTCATGTGACAAGTGTGGTAAATTTTGCAATGAAGTGGCCTATGAATGTGCCACTTGTAATTCCATCATTCAGGTGCTGGGTTTGCCGAATTGTGAAACCTCTCTGA